Below is a window of Natrialbaceae archaeon AArc-T1-2 DNA.
TGTGCAAGAAGTCTCGCCGCTTGCGCTTCAGGTCGGCGTGGCATTCGGCAACAACCCGACGTTGTTTTTCCCAATTCGCAGAGCCGTGTTCCTTCCGCGAGAGGTCGCGTTGTGCGCGTTCGAGTCGCTCACGTTCCTCGCTGAAGTCGGGACTCTCAATGGCGTACCCGTCAGTATCGTGAGCGTACTTGAGAATCCCCACGTCGATACCAACGACTTGCTCTGGTTTCTCAGGTTTCTCCGGCGTGTTTTCCCCCACGTCGATGCCAAACGTGGCGTACCACTCGCCCGTGGGTTCTCGTTTTACCGTGACCTGTTTGATGGTCGCACTCTCGGGGATGTCTCGGTGGAGGTGGATCGGGATTTCACCGATCTTGCTCACCCACAGGACAGGCCGACCACTCGTATTCTTGAGTTTGAAGCCGGACTGGTTGTAGGTGAGCGACCGATACTCCCGAGGCGGTTTCCACTTGAGCATCCCCACGGCGCGTCCATTCTCCTTCTGTGCTTTGAGCGTGGAGAGGTTGTCGTAGACGCGCTTAACGGCCATCTGGAGAACTTTCGAGTGAACATCGTTCAGGTCGTCCCACCACGATTTGAGGTCGGGGAGTTGTCCCTGCACCTCGTAGCGTGCTGGAATCTCGTCTGCCTCGTTGAGTTTGTAGAGGACGTGGTTGTAGAGTTGTCTACAAGTATCGACATGGTGCAGAAGCGTCTCGGTGAGGGTTTCTGTCGGGTTGAGTCGATACTTGTAGTTGTAGTGCATGGCCTATTCGTCTGAATCGGGTTCGGAGACGCGGACGACTTTCACGTCGGCTCCGCGCCAGCGTTTTGGGACGATGACGTGGGCGCTATTCCCCGACGGTTTTGCGGTTCCGTCGAGGACTTCTTCGCCTTCTATTTCGAATCTATCCATCAGCGATGTATAGACTTTGGATAGACATAAAGGTAGCGGTGGGCCTGTGGGCCGGGCGGTGAACGTGTTTGAGAAGCGTGCGGCGCTGTATCCCTTCCCTACTGCGCTACTCAGTCGCTTTGCTCCCTGCGTTGCTCCTTGAGGAAGGGGACTTAGCGCCTAATACCAGTTAAACGCCGTCCTCGCGAAATCGAACGACATCGACGTCGATCGGAAGCGTCTCGAAGTCGTCATCAGCACCGGCGATGAGTGTCGCATCCCTCTCGTGGGCGAGTGCAACACCATGAGCGTCCGCGAACGAGATGTGACCATCCGCTTTCACCTCGGCGGCAAGCCGCCAGTCAGCTCGTTCGATTTGAATCCCCCACCGCTCGAGCGCACGGAGATCGCGATCGGCAGTGCGAAGTGAGTCTGTCGTGGGTTTGTCGTCAATTCCTTCGAAGCGTGCAACGAGATAGAGTACTTCACCAGCGTTGGTTTCTGTCAGCAGCCCTTCGACAGCCCCGTCACGAACGTCTCGAAGATACTCTTCGACGACGCTCCGACCTGGCTCGTCGTAGAGGTATGCGATGATCGCTTCGGTGTCAAAGACATACCGGTCGCTCATTCATCCTCCGAGTCAGCCGGTCGGAGTCGGTTAGCACGGGCCTCTTCGCGCCGGTGTTCCTCGTGTTTCAGTTCGCGAACCCGATCGAGCACCTCGCCACGCTCGCGATCGGTGTCAGCGTGAATCCCGCCTAACTCTTCGAGTGACGGAACCGGTTCGACGATGATTCGTTCGTCTTCCTCGTAGATGAACACCTCACCGGGGGTGTCGATCCCGAACTTCTCTCGGAGCGTCTTCGGGATCGTCGCCTGTCCCTTCTGTGAGACGCGTACGACCTCTGGGTCTCGAGTACTACTCGACATATTATGTTGTACTACAAGCTCCGAGTACTACTAACTATCGGTGAGCAAATCTTCCCAGCCCACCCAACGACCTCACTCGTGGGAATCTGATTCTGCTCTATCTACTTCGTCAAGAGAAGGAAGGTCCATCTGGTCGTGGACATCCGGAAACAGATGCTCGAAGAACGGATCGTGGGTTCGGCCCACAGTCAGTGCTGGCTCGAGTGCGTAGATGATCATCATCGCTTCGGTCTCGCGAACGTCGATATCGGTCGCGACCATCCGCTGGGTCGTCTTCCCTGCGAAGTGTAATCCTGCACCCCGTAATGCAGCGATGAGTTTGCCAGCACCGTAGCGGTCCATGAAGTACTCGACGTCCTCGTCAACTTCCTGCAGCGCAAGTGCGTGCAACACTGTCGGCGTGATAACGATGGGGACGTACTGCTCGACGATGATGATCGGATCTGCTGTCAACTGCTGCGGACGTGTCGAGTCATCTCGATCGATGAGACCGAGGTCGACGAGCTGATCAACATACTCGTAGGTCGTCGATTTCGATAGCTCGAGGTCGTCCATGACTTCCGGCGAGGAAACCGGGCCCCAATAGCAGACGTAGACGTACACACGAGCCAGCGCTGGCTGATTGAGGAGTTGAACGACTGTCTCGAGCCTGGACGCGTTCTGCGCAAGCCTTGCTGGCTCGAGCGTCTCTTCGTCCATGATGTCTGTCGGTGGTGGATCCAACGCATCAATTCCACCGTCGGGACGAATGCGATCCGTATCGGCCATACTGTTTGTTCGAAGTCCATGTACTTCAGACTACCGTTGGCTCTTCTCTACTTCTGGGGGACTATTCTGGCGTAATTGTTAGATTGGCTTGAGAACGAAGTGGTCACACCGATACGTTGTGTCGAGAGTCGGATCGGATGTCTCTGGACGAACTCTCGATAATCGGCTTACTAGTTCCGTTCGGAGTTCTTCTCGGCGGAGTGTCTCGGTGTGCCAACCGAGTCGAGTATTGTGGTGTCGCTTCAAGAAGAACTCTCCTTTGGAGTCCGCTACAGTATATTGTGTTCGCTTTTGACCCCAGAGATGTGACGACCGGTACTCAGCGCCGATATTTTCGTGTGTAAGCTCAACAAGAACCCATTCGACAAAAGAGATGATTGACGTAGTGCCTCGATCACTTGGAACGAGGAGTTGAGGAACGTCGTCGGCTTCCCAATCTGTTCGATTTCGAAACGCTTCAGACTCAGTACTAACAGGTTGTGATTTCTGAGAACTCATGGTTCACAGGGAGAATGATGTTCCTCCCTCGCCCCTCCGGGGAGCAAGAAACACCAGTTGCCTCACACACCAGACAATGGCCTTTTTGTGGGGTAACTAACACAGTGATCCGATGAACACGCCGAGTCAACTGCTTCGGAACAACCGCTTCATACGACTACGGACGGATCGCTCATCGGCAAGTTGATCACGAACTTTCTCCAGTTCTTCCTCTCGCTGATCGAGGAGCGCACGCAGCTCGTCGCGTTCTGCAGTGAGCATCTCGAGTTGCTCACGTTGCTCAGCGATGGTCTGCTCGAGTTCAGCGACTCGCTGCTCGAGCAGTCGGTTTTTCTCCTCGAGGTAGGTCTGCTCAGACCTCGAAGCATCGTTCTGGACGTCGCTCTTGGGTGGAGAATCGACACCAGTATCCGTCGTTTCCTCTGCGTCAGCTGTTGACGGCTCGTAAAACTCGTCCGTTGCACCGACAGCTCGTCCGATTGTTTTCTCGCCGTACGTCGATCCATCCGCGTAATGAACCTCGTCCCACTTCGTGCGGATGAGTCCCGACTGTCGAAACAGGCGATCCATCCGTGCGCGATCCCCACCCGTCCAGAACGCAAGCAAACAACACAGCGCCATGTCGGCTTCCGACTGACTGTCGTAGCCGGCGGTTGATCCACGCCACAGTCGATCGAACTTCTCGCCGTTACTCGCCGACCGTGCTTTCTCGAGGAGTTCTTCGTCCTCGAGTTCGAGTGACTGGTCGCAACTCTCAGCGGGCGGTGAATCGGTATCGACGGTGTCGGCTGCGTCACTCTCGTTGGATACGATGAACGCCTCGTGAACCTCCTCGAGTGCCTCCTGTCGCTCGTTGATCGACGTCGGCGTTCCCTCGACGTGGTCTGCGGTCACGGTAAAGAAGCGAGCCTGGTCGTACATCTCGATCGAGCCATGCCGGTTCCGACCATCGGGAAGATCACCCTCGAGGAGTACGTGATAGCCCGTTCCCGATGGCGAGACCTCGGTGAACGAATCCAGCTGTTCGATGATCGACGGCGCCTGCTCGAGTGGCTCGCCGGTCTCGGGATCGCGGCAGTCATCCAAGTCCACACCCACCAGCGGATCCGTCGCCGTGAAGACGAATCCGATCCCATCAGCTGCACCAGTAGCCGCGTACTCGAGTGCCTGTTCGAGAGTAGTCCACGTCCGGTCGTCTGTCGTCGACGCAAAGCTCCCAGTCGCTGGATCTACTGGTACCTTTGTTGTCTTTCCATCCCGCTCGTCTTCTCGCCAGCAAATCCACTGAGTTCGTTTGATGAGCGCTTCCGGGATCGACTCCGCATTGATTGGTGCTTCATTCTTACTCATTGGTTCTCACCTACAAATTTGGCTCCGCACTTCTCTGGAGCCAAACAATTCACTATTCCGACTATTCTACTTCTGGAGTTGCCCTGGCCAACGGGGGACCCCCTCTCTATACTAGTTGGTTTTTGCTGTAAGAGTCGTTTCGAAGCCCGGAAAACTGCACGACTTGAGCGCCTTACGGCAGATCGAAATGCCGTAAGATTGCGTCCAGAAATTCTGGAAATGCCGTAAGGACGCTGAAACGGCCGAATTTGTCCGAATGAGAGGAATATAGCAATTGAGAATCTAAAATGCCGTAACACTCGAATAATGGATACATAATTTGATGTGAATAGTTCTCTTGGACAGGCTGCCCATTCGAAAGGGCACCATCGATCGAGAATTGACCCAATCATTGCTTGCCCTCTGGGTGGAGTGCTAACCCTGTGTAGCGCCGGGTCGTTTTGCCATCCTGGTAAACCGTCTCACGCTCGAACTCGATATGATCCCCGAGACGACGAGCGAACCAGTTCTTGCTTTCGACCGAGATATCGTGGTTCGATGCCCACATCGCATACGCTGCATAGACTTCATCCGGAGTGAGAGAACCATCATCTGCAGTACAGAGGCAGGCGTCGACAAACGCCGCAATCGCGGTATCAGGATCATCGTACGCCTTTTCTGAAATTTCCGGGGTATCGGACGACTCAGCGTCGTCTACGTGCTGTCCTCCCTGATGCTTGGTCTCCGCCTTTGTAGAGGTACGATCGGAATTCTGCGTTGGACTCGAGAGCCACTCATAGATGTCTGAAAGCGGAATTGTCTCACCGTCGTCGTAGATTACAAGTGAGGCGTTGTCAGTATCGTTCGAACTCAGCGCGAGAACAGCGTACTCACGACAATTGAAATCGACCGCTGGAAGGTCAACACCGGGAACAAACGGACGCTTTATTCGAGCCCACTCACGCTCAAACTCCACTTTCGTATCGTACCGGTGTTTGTTCCCGTGTTCGTAGACGACAAACTCACCGCTGGTCTGATTGTAGCTGTAGACTGCTGGAACATCCTCCCGCGTAAGTGACTCAAATGATGTAACTCGAGTGAGTTCGTCACCGTTCGCATCGAGAAGAACGTACGAACCCTCATCAAGAAGCCAGTTCGTTCGCTTAGACCCATCAGTGAGGGGGCGTACTGCAGTGACGCCCTCCCGTCTGTGTGCACCGCCATCGAACGTGATGGACGCATCAGTCGTATACAGACGGACATCTCCTGACTCGAGTGTGTTAACCGGCGACGAAAGGATTTGATCAACACGGGCTGCCGTCGGCAACCGATCTTGATTCGCTTCATCAGATCCGACGACAAATAGGGGGATATGTCCCGCTTCGTGTGCTCGTTTCAGGTTCTGCAGGATCTTCGCCGGGTTTTCCGGCGTCGTCGACTCGACCTCGATGTCGAAGATGTGTTCAGAGTCAGGATGTGTCGCTCGAGCATCGGGCTTTTCGCTCCCGTCTTGAGTGAATACGGTAACGGCGAAGCCGTGTTCGGAGAGGAGCTGCTCCACGTCCAGTAGTGCAGCATCATGTTTTTCGCCACCTGCTGCCCGAACGTGCCCCGTATCTGGTGCAGCGACGGCTTCACCGTCTTCAGTAAGCCGAACGACGATATCATTCCGTTCTGAATCGAGCGTTACCTCGATCAGGTGTGACCGCTCTCGAACGTCACCAAGCTCTGCAATCGCAGGTGGATCTGCATCAACTGCTTCGAAGCGCCTCCGAAGTTCGGAATCAACATCTGGCACAGGTATCCATCCATTTTCCTCCCGAACTCTCTCTTGAAGTTGGACGCTTCGAATGACCGTCGCAAGTGCTGTATCGAGGTCATCAGCAGGGAGGTCAAATTCATCACGAACTGCCGTAGGTGTCTGAGTACTAGGCGGTGCGTCCGTCATGACGCCGTACTCGGTATCCGCTCGTTCGTGAATCCGCTCGAGTGCGTTCTGAAATGCCTGCTCTTCGCGGGCAGTCAGTGGATCATCACTCTCGGAATGGCCTGGTGGGATCGGGAGTGGGGCCAAGCTGAACGGCTCTGGCCCGGTCTCGCCGAACGTCGGACTCGGTAAGCGGGCGATCCATTCACCACGTGGAAGTGACCGAATCCGATTGGCAAACTCGCTGGGGTCCATGTCCTCGTGGGCCATCACGTTCGCAATCTCGTTGTCGACGGCGATCTTGCCGATGATCGGACTCCCGACGTCGTTCAGAACGTTCAGGTAGACCTCACGGCCACCCTTGACGTCGAGTTGCTCGGGGAACTGTAGTGAGAGACCCATTGAGAGTCGGAAGCTCCGGCCTTTCTCCAACAGCGTGTTCAGTATGTCAGAGACAGCCAGACTCGAGGCCTCGTCGATGAGTAGATTGACCACGTAGTCGTCCGGCTTCTGCTGAAGGTCCTCACCGCGCTCTCGCAGTGCGTTGTATAGCTCCGTCAGGATCACACCCGTCATCGCCTTTACCGACTCATCGCGAAGGCCACCGAGGTCGAACAGGATTACCGTGCGATCGTCGAGGACGTCTCGAAAGTCGAACTGCGGCTCAGTGTTGTTGAACACCCGGCGGAGGTGCTCGTCCTGAGAAATGTAGTCGAGGCGATTACTGACTCCGCCCATTACAGTCGTAAACGTGTTCGGATCGAGCTGGAGCTGGCGATCGATCCGTCGCTGCACCTGTGGATTACTCGAGCGTGGGGCGGCGCCTTCATCGGGCTCTGGTGGACCAGCACGCCAGAGTTGGTCGACGACGTACTCGAGTTGATCGTGGGCGAAGTAATCGACACTCTCACGGTAGCGACCGTTCTCGCGACCGTATTCGTCGTCGTAGAGCGTTT
It encodes the following:
- a CDS encoding RNA-guided endonuclease InsQ/TnpB family protein yields the protein MHYNYKYRLNPTETLTETLLHHVDTCRQLYNHVLYKLNEADEIPARYEVQGQLPDLKSWWDDLNDVHSKVLQMAVKRVYDNLSTLKAQKENGRAVGMLKWKPPREYRSLTYNQSGFKLKNTSGRPVLWVSKIGEIPIHLHRDIPESATIKQVTVKREPTGEWYATFGIDVGENTPEKPEKPEQVVGIDVGILKYAHDTDGYAIESPDFSEERERLERAQRDLSRKEHGSANWEKQRRVVAECHADLKRKRRDFLHKLSNYYAREYDLVAVEDLDAKGLVELPGNSRNRAGASWGTFLRMLEYKCGREGTHFVAVDPKDTTKECASCGVKTDKPLWVREHSCLSCGFEADRDANAAWNILSRGLEEVGVGHSESTPVETALPVDTSVSAKRVVETGSPTLKERTASAVSE
- a CDS encoding DUF2080 family transposase-associated protein, which gives rise to MDRFEIEGEEVLDGTAKPSGNSAHVIVPKRWRGADVKVVRVSEPDSDE
- a CDS encoding PIN domain-containing protein, which codes for MSDRYVFDTEAIIAYLYDEPGRSVVEEYLRDVRDGAVEGLLTETNAGEVLYLVARFEGIDDKPTTDSLRTADRDLRALERWGIQIERADWRLAAEVKADGHISFADAHGVALAHERDATLIAGADDDFETLPIDVDVVRFREDGV
- a CDS encoding AbrB/MazE/SpoVT family DNA-binding domain-containing protein; translated protein: MSSSTRDPEVVRVSQKGQATIPKTLREKFGIDTPGEVFIYEEDERIIVEPVPSLEELGGIHADTDRERGEVLDRVRELKHEEHRREEARANRLRPADSEDE
- a CDS encoding DUF7437 domain-containing protein, translating into MADTDRIRPDGGIDALDPPPTDIMDEETLEPARLAQNASRLETVVQLLNQPALARVYVYVCYWGPVSSPEVMDDLELSKSTTYEYVDQLVDLGLIDRDDSTRPQQLTADPIIIVEQYVPIVITPTVLHALALQEVDEDVEYFMDRYGAGKLIAALRGAGLHFAGKTTQRMVATDIDVRETEAMMIIYALEPALTVGRTHDPFFEHLFPDVHDQMDLPSLDEVDRAESDSHE
- a CDS encoding conjugal transfer protein, with product MDEFREGMAIGYAIDENGEPEDKPVCIPPSLLPTHYVRAATTGGGKSKSLTNDKLSLYEQTDGPTILIDAKGDGLCEDYMRAHARRFGVDDLEENVLHFPIPEVLPGFSFFNIERQLENGVRRVDAIQNKADHYEEILKMVMGEERYERAVVAPTLIKYLIKTLYDDEYGRENGRYRESVDYFAHDQLEYVVDQLWRAGPPEPDEGAAPRSSNPQVQRRIDRQLQLDPNTFTTVMGGVSNRLDYISQDEHLRRVFNNTEPQFDFRDVLDDRTVILFDLGGLRDESVKAMTGVILTELYNALRERGEDLQQKPDDYVVNLLIDEASSLAVSDILNTLLEKGRSFRLSMGLSLQFPEQLDVKGGREVYLNVLNDVGSPIIGKIAVDNEIANVMAHEDMDPSEFANRIRSLPRGEWIARLPSPTFGETGPEPFSLAPLPIPPGHSESDDPLTAREEQAFQNALERIHERADTEYGVMTDAPPSTQTPTAVRDEFDLPADDLDTALATVIRSVQLQERVREENGWIPVPDVDSELRRRFEAVDADPPAIAELGDVRERSHLIEVTLDSERNDIVVRLTEDGEAVAAPDTGHVRAAGGEKHDAALLDVEQLLSEHGFAVTVFTQDGSEKPDARATHPDSEHIFDIEVESTTPENPAKILQNLKRAHEAGHIPLFVVGSDEANQDRLPTAARVDQILSSPVNTLESGDVRLYTTDASITFDGGAHRREGVTAVRPLTDGSKRTNWLLDEGSYVLLDANGDELTRVTSFESLTREDVPAVYSYNQTSGEFVVYEHGNKHRYDTKVEFEREWARIKRPFVPGVDLPAVDFNCREYAVLALSSNDTDNASLVIYDDGETIPLSDIYEWLSSPTQNSDRTSTKAETKHQGGQHVDDAESSDTPEISEKAYDDPDTAIAAFVDACLCTADDGSLTPDEVYAAYAMWASNHDISVESKNWFARRLGDHIEFERETVYQDGKTTRRYTGLALHPEGKQ